A region of the Mangifera indica cultivar Alphonso chromosome 10, CATAS_Mindica_2.1, whole genome shotgun sequence genome:
GCTGAAGAAAATAGAATATGAAGCTTAGTCAGAAATGAAGAGCAAAtatagaagaaacaaaaaaaaaaaaaaaatgcaaaataaaagttaatctgttttaactgaaatttcaaAGAATAGAAACAAAGAAGACAACCTGATTTTCAATCTCGTCTTCAACAGCAATCTTCTCAGTCTCTTCATCTAGAAGTGCCTTCATCTGAGATTTTAAGACATATCCAGGAGGAAGAGCATGTCTATAATGACAGTCCTTGCCACCATTTGGGCATACCCAGAACCAACCATACTGCTTCTTTTCCACTGCTTCCAAGAAGTATTTGCAAACCTACATTAACAACAAAACAACCAATTATCCAAAATCATGCTTTtttccaaaagaaaaatatatttccaCTCCAACACTCCATTTCCAACAAATAATCAATCTACAACCCATGGACATTTGCTCATGCCTTTACAGATGATGATATTCCTCTCATAGAACGAAGCAAATTGTTGTcaattgaaaagaaaacaaagacaaGTTCTCTTCTTTCCCCACCAAATCATGCAGAGCACATGTTTGCAAAAAGTGATCAGAAAAGGAGCAGAACCACAGCAAATACAGCTTAATAGATGCTTCCATGGAGCCTATAGAGTGTTCAGGTAGGAAACAGAAGAAAGGATTGATCAAGGGGAAGAAAGAGGGAGGACAGTGAcctcatagttttattttacaGCTTCACaatttatactattattttgCAACTCATTCCCGCGTCTTTCCTTTCCTCTACTCGTGTGAAGAGATAGAGAGACCACTTCACCACCCACACGTATGAAGATAAACAAATCTTGCCCTAAATCAGTACCTGCAATAGCTACATCTGCAGCTGATTTGGCATACTACCACCTCAATCCTTAAGCTAAAAGATTATTGTGTGCATCAGAATTGCAACAAAATTTAGAAGCATAAAATACAATAGAAAAGCTTGACTATTTATGGAGAGAGAATTCCAAACCTAAAACATATAGCAACTTAAATCACAATAAAcatcaaacaagaagaaaagataaagaattacGGAACTACATACAATCTCAGTTGGTTTATTCTGGTTATACTCTTTCTTCTTTGACTCAACAACCTTCTCCAGTGTCTCTTGATCCCAATCCTCCATTGTTTCTTCTTAACAAAATAAATCCCCAGAAAAAAAGTCAATTCTTTTCCTCAAAAAGAAATGGTAATAATACATAAGAGCCAAAATAATACAGATCATAAGTTAATATATGTCCATTACCTTCATCACGCTTATCGCTGTATATATCAATCTTCTCACCCTTCCTTTGAACATTCAGATCATGTGAGAACTTGCATTTGAAACCCTTTTGACATTGTCCCACCTTGAAAAACTCACATAATATTGACTTGGGATCCACACCTATAAAAATTTCACTAAACAAAGTGATACACGTTCTAACTGATACATGCAACAAGACTtgaaaagtgaaagaaaataactGTAATATTGTAAACAATACATACCAACTGGTACTTTTGGCTGACTAACAGCAATCTTGAACAAATCATTCAGCTCTTTTTCTCGTAatttctcttcctctttctttttctgtttatcAAATAAACCGGCATTGGTtatgcaattaaaaaaaagttgatcaaattttccttttacaGTCTCAAAAGGGTCCTCATCAGTTATCAGTCTAATTTAGCTTTTACTAACTCATTTGCGTGTATATTCTTGTGAGCAATAAAACAATACTGAAACAGTTGCACGAGCCAAACACTGCTAAAACTATATTAAGCTACCTAATGagctaaaatttaataaagttagCTAAAAAATAGAATTCTGATGACTACATAATATCCATTAAACTAACAGAAGCAAATATAAAGAAGGCTAAGTAAGCCGACCTTGGCGGCGATTTTGCTGGTGTCGGGTTTGGGCTGAACTGATTGTTGGAGATTCTGAACGTATTTCTGCACATTTTTgctcttgttcttgttcttcaAACCGAAAGTTTTGTCTTCGACGATCTTTTGCTTCTTCGCTAAATCGACTTTCGATTGCTTCGGTGGCATGTTTAACCCGATTCAAAAACGAATCagcaaattcaaaaattaatgaataataagaAAACCTAAATTGACAGCTTAACCAAGGAAGTACGAAAGTGATATGAGCAAGGGCTTCAGATTCGGCCGGCGAGATTGGTTCGCGGAAGAAGGGTTATGGGTTTTGCTTTGTTTCATCTAAAAGGCGAACTCATATGTTCCCCTATATATGACTTGTCGTTGATAATGAAAAGTATAAACGGCGTGTCGTTCGTAAGTTAGAGGAGAATGTGACCTGTTGCTTCCTGTAAGAACACACATTGTATCAAATAGAGGGATGACAACAGGGAGGGCAgagaggggatctcaatccccgtagggatatcaatccccatccccgGTTAGTCCTTGCTAttagaatgaaaataattttccgTCCCttttttacaaagaaaaatCCTCTCTCTATTCCCGtgagaaaaaaatctttttttatattttttaaacataatataaatatattaaataataaaattaagtaaaattaaaattaatttactattctaaatatcacaaatataatctattaactattttaatatgagcaacaaaaacctaaataaatttgaaaaatataaataatttaaaattataaaaatatattagtattttaaataaatatattaatataaagggacggAGAGGGCACATATGTATCGCTATCCCTGACCCATCCCCGattgagagattttttttatcccctTCTTTGTTTCTATTAGGGAATCCCTCTCTATTGGAGTCGAAGAATATCAGGACCCCTAAAATTGggtcaaaattttcatctctaaTCAAATATCAATATCATTCAGGTGGGTCGGTAATGGGCCCTAATAAATTAGGTAGGTTTGTTAAAGCTCCGGtccaaatatttttcatttggaTTCGAATTTTTAATCATGATAGTcgaatcatatattaaaaacttaatttttatatcgTATATGAGTATTAcattatatcgtataatacaatttttaaaaaataaaataataaaaaattataactaatatatcatcaatttaaaaaatatcataaatatctttaaaatttcaaaatttattatatatactttaatttaatatattttataatatatattattcttttatattttatcacagGATGCCAACAGATCGATCAGGGCTTCAATCAGCTTCCCAGtaaattaagaattgaaaggaGAACCAGATCCAGACAAcaccctttaaaattttgttaatttataattataatatggttttaaaaaataaaataattagaataaaagaatatttttactttttaaaatcattatttcattaacaaaaattaattttaagtaaaaatagaGTTATCTATACTTAATTTAAgctagaaaaatgttatttattagaTGGGAAAATCTAATTTTCTCTTCTTGTAAAAATGCAAGATTTTGGGGTTGATTTAGGAGCAATATCGGAAATCCAAAGGGAACTtgtgaataataattttttctggGGTATTTGGATATAAACCAAAATGAATTGTAAGATATTCTCATTCATGTTTCAGAGCCACGGCCTCCATCCTCTACACGACCAGAGAGAGAAATCAGAGATATGAGATTTCGCAAAACAGTTTACAGTATTTCTCAGATAAAAAACGCAACTCCATTCTTGTTTCAATCAACTCAACCTTCTCGTTCCTTGTCTCTGCTTCAGTCAAAATCGAAGCCGCAAAAACAGTGCGTTTCATCTTTCATGTTTctcatcattcaaatttcaaaccttttaatctttaaatttcatAGTTAAAATGATGAAACTGCAGGAGCTCTTTTGGAATCGCATTTGACATCGATGGAGTTGTGCTTCGTGGCTCTGTTCCAATTGGAGGCTCGCCTCAAGCTTTGAAAAGATTGTACGGTCATTCTGGTACTTTATTGAAACACAAAAGTACAAATACAATTGCACTTGTTTTAGTGGAAAAatctgtatttatttatttattttgtaggtTCTTTGAAGGTTCCATTTTTGTTCTTGACAAATGGTGAGAAATTTcaatgattgaattttttgttcaGTGGAACAAGGAattgttgaatttattataatataatatcgtCAGGAGGTGGCATACCAGAATCCAGACGAGCTGTAGAGTTAAGTCAACTTCTGGGTGTCAACATTTTAACTTGGCAGGTGCTGTTTTGATATGACATGGATGCGGGAatatatttctctatttttctttgattgatTAACTTCTGGAAGTCTTTGATGTCTTGCTGCAGGTTGTACAGGGTCACTCACCTTTTAAAAACTTGTTGAAaaggtataataaaattttgtttttgaattgtgtgtatgtatatttcAATTTGATGTGTGGATATCCATATTGCTTGTACATACATGTATGATTGTATTAGCTACAGAATTGTATGATTTATGGATAATTTTGCTTCAGATTTGAGAATGAACTTATTGTCGCCACTGGTAAAGGAGAACCTGCTATTGTGATGTCTGAGTATGGTTTCAAGTAAGCTTCGTGTTCATGTCTATTCTGGGTATTGCCTGATATTTATGGCTTtgattttaccattttatgCAACTAAAAGTTCAGTTTGGTTGACAGAAAAGTGCTCTCTGTTGATGAGTATGCATCATTCTTTGAGAACATTGATCCAGTATCTCAATACAAGATGTGGACAACCAAACGGGCAGCTAATAGGAATAGCCACTCAACAAGAGGATATAATGTTTCCTCTGAAAGAGTTAAGGCAACTTTTGTTGTTAGTGATCCTGTAGACTGGGGCAGAGACATTCAGGTATTACCTCATTCTGTAATGGATCTGTGGACTGTTAGCTCTTTGTGCATCACTGTATTCCATTTAGAAGCTTCATCTGAAAATTAtttcttgtttaatttgttcTTTGTATCAGGTAGTTTATTCTCATCATTATTTAGATGTCCTTCATTTTGATTATTGGCATTAGGTTCTCTGTGACATCTTAAGATCTGGTGGCCTTCCTGGACAGGCAAATGGACATCAGCCACCTTTGTTCTTTGCCGCTGACGATCTTGAGTACCAGGTTAGGTGAAgtttcttaatttgatttaataagatttttagtTTGATATCAGTGATATTCTTGGGAGCTTTTATCAATCTTCTATGAATTCTACCAAAATAGGATTTGAACTTGGTAGTGTATGATCTAATGAAAATATCTAATACAGGCGGCATTCCCCTCTCAACGACTTGGAATGGGTGCTTTCAGAATTGCACTGGAAAACGTCTTTAACAGGTAgcttagtattattattattatcctattaATACATAATGAAATCGTAATGCATTTtcacaaatcaaattttcacGTTTGACAATAATTTGCAGAATTCACCATAGTCCACTAGAGTATGTGACTTTTGGGAAGCCAAATCCTTTTGTATTTGAGAATGCTGAAGCCATTTTAGGCCAGTTTCTGCCATCAAATGTTGCTTATGATGGATCTTATCCTTTCAAAACCCTTTACATGATCGGTGACAACCCCTCTGTAGACATCAAAGGTGCAAGACAGGTTGGTACAACTACTAGTTTTCCTATAGTTGTGTGCATTGAATTTGCTCATCCTTATCATCATGCAAAATCACTTGCtctgataataaattaaaagttattcCTGCATAAAAATCAGGCCTGATTGCATTCCAATTTTCAGGCTGGACGTCCATGGTTTTCTATCTTGACAAGAACAGGAGTTTTCAAGGAAAGCTGTAACAATGCAGAGTTTCCGGCAGATTTGGCAAGTGCAATGACTAATTGCATACATATTCTCCATGAGAAGTTCAGGTACTTTCCTTTTATCTTACATTGAGCGTTTTCGCTGTGCAGGTTGTTGACACAGTTGAAGAGGCAGTAGATTATATCCTGAAACGGGAGTTTTTTTCTCAGTAGTTCAACAGCTTTGCTGAACACcccattttcttatttttttaaacccaattgagctctattgattattttgtataaattcagTGCCAAAGGAAACCAACATATAGTGTTGTGGCACTACAGAAGTGTTGCTTTGTAGGAAATTTTGCAGCGTCTCTTCGAAAGGCTTACCACCTAATGGGTTCAATCAACCCATTTTGACAACATTTATACAAAAACTATGCATGATCCACACTTTTTCTCCCCCATTTTCTCGGTAACCAAACAAAGAGTAATGcaaacaaaatttgaactttGAATGCCGACCAAAGCTTCCGCAAATACAAAAcccacaaaataataaataaataaaatgccTGGTTGAAAACTCTTTGATCTAAATCCAAAACACCcgaaaaagaaatttaagagaaaaagcaaattgaaatttgaaaaaatgcgCAAATGATAGAGAGCTCATAACAAAGCAATTGTGTTTTTCTATTGGTAAGTAATTTTTGTAAGATTtcataaatgtaataaaagtttgaatttaaattttttacctaaaatttttaacgcTCCCAGATATTTTTTACAAAGCAATTGTTTTACTTATTATAAAAAgcaaattacaagaaaaaaataataaaaatttgcaaGAATCGTTAGTAGAGTCGAGCTTAACAAGATTTGTGCATCTTCGAGCGTGCACGAGCtccagcaaaagaaaaaatgtaaaagcaaatttaagtttttttttagctttttcTATCTTTCACGTTGAAATACTAAAGGGTATAAATTGGACGATGGgtgaataaaatgaattttcaaacttaaagggtaaTCTTGTGATTGTaacaaaccttaggtggaatAGTAATTCGGCcccaaaaaaaatcataatcgCTCGCATGTCGAGCCGGATGTGTAATAATAATACTGctctattttttgtttattctcACGGCCAAACCCCAAACACAAACAGAACGGAATCAGCGAAGAAGTAAAGTTTCCAAAACGTCGTACAGAGACTGAGTGTTTGCATTTTCAATAATGGACGATTATACGAGAGAAATGATGGACCTGAAAACCCTAGTCACTCGAACGCTTGAGAAGAAAGGCGTCCTCGCGAAGATCCGGGTACCAATTCAAAAACTACCCTCCTTTTTTCcgtttataatttttgttcagTTGTTTTTTTGCCGAGATGGTTTGATCAAGTTGAAAAGGGTGGAAAATGAGACtaattaggattttttttagTTACGTTCGTTCGCGTATAATGTATttaaattgagtaatttttacAAGTTACAGATCTCGTTTCTTCGtagattttgaatattttaaaaaaatgtgcgCCGAATTAGCGTTTGTGAAGTTCAATTTAAGTTAGTTATGGCTGGATTAAAGTTGCGTGGAAGATAACTTCTTTGGGATGATGATAGGGTTAAAATTTCCAAACCGAGAGTTCGTTTGAAGTTAGGGTTTAACTGCTGTATGAGTAACGCTTTAACATGGTTGTTCGGACAATGATTTTGGAAATGTTTTAGTTTTGGAATTCATTTTCTGTAAATTCTGAAAACGGTTCTTTTATCAACTTTAATTAGTCTTTTAGACTATTTCTGAggtcttattattttttattgtcttatCATCATATGAATTCTCAGAGGGTAATTTCTCTTCTAGTTAATATCAATATTCAAATAGGACATAGAAATATAGCACCAAATGATGTGTCAAGAGTTTATTTGTGCTATATGGCTGTCAAGAGTTGTTATGTGGTAGGAACACATTCTGAACAATTTGTAGAATGTTAGACAAAGTTGTGGAATTCTTACTATTGGTTCAGATTACCCATTTGAAGGAGTGAGAGAAGTTGTGTTATGATACTTTCAGTGCTGATTGCCTGTGTAAGTTGCCTTTTTTTATGTCACTATGGTGGTAttacttgtatgaattaaagtaGTATCCTTATTTAACTAAGTTATGTTTGCGAGGTTCACTATTTATTCGTTTAGTTAGTATGGCTTTCGGTTTTTGAAGAAACATATGCTATCACCCAACTCTTGTTCCACCTTTTTACtcaattcttttgttttctcGCTAGGCCGAACTCAGAGCTAGTGTTTTTGAGGCTATTGAAGAGGAGGACCAGGTAATTAAAAAGGAGGAAGGTTTGCCTCCTGCCTTATTGGGTAGTTGCAATGATCGTGCAAAACAACTTCATGCTTCTCCCTCAGGTCACTTTGCTTATATGAACTTTGTTATCTCTGCTTTAACTTTGAAAGAGTTATCGTTATTTGTTGTTGGGAATTTTACTTAACATAAGAGCTAATTTGTTggtttttattgattatattccTCTTATAAGAAATTGTTTGAGCCATGTTTTGCACTTATTATATCCATTAGGATGACAATGGGTGAGTTACATGATGGTAATAGAAATCGCATAAGCCTAGTGGCTTGGTGCTCCTTGAATGATAagaatattacaaattaaagtGTACGTTTGTATAAAAACCAGAATTTATGCACCAATATTATTCTTGTAGGAACGCAGTTTTTAAGTGACTTGATGGAAAAGGGGTTGTCTTTAACGGTCATTTTACCACGATATATGATTCTTATATTACTTCAATTATTGCGGTTATCTTCCTCTTGCATTCAAATTTCAAGATGAGAGTTTTagtaatataaatgaattactAGTTTATAtactaagggggcgtttggtttgggtaatattttattaccaaaatagaaagattaccttaaagatagattacttaaaaaattactgggtataaatgattactatgtttgataaaatttgataggtataaataattattgtgtttggttaaaggtaataaaaaattactagtaaattattttacttaaatacctttgaatataatcatttttaaatatttttcatattaattaaaaataaatttatttttgtcccaaaaaattaataaatactaatataattataataaaatcaagattactttggtaatctttaaatacctaaggtgaaggtggtaatcagattaccacctatattacctgccacgtcagcatatgtaatagaaaattactgtaatattttattactgataaaccaaacaaaggaataaaagatagatcaccaaggtaatctttaaaacctATAACCAAACGCCTCCTAAGgagataattttttgtgtttatttgtaTTTTCCCCTCGATCTGCGTAATTCTCTTTCAAGCCCGGTACTTTCAATATCTGATTTTATACCCAacatgaaatttttgtttgatgtaGTATATAAATATGGCACCGATTGTTTAAAAATTCGATGTAAGTGCTATTATAAAATTGAGAGAAATTCTAATTCTTTTTAACTTATGCTTTTGCTGATACTCATAGTTTTATCACTTTTATGACTATCTAACTGCAGGAAGGTTACTAACTGCACTAATATGTGAATACTTGGACTGGGCTCAACTGAACCACACAATGAAAGTTTATCTGCCAGAATGTAATTTGGTAATCAAGTAATTTTACAATGCATAGTTACAATGTGATtcattattacttttttattttatatatatgttatttttgtatatatgtgAATGAATATGTGTACATTTCAGCAAAAAGATGCTTGGAAAGCTGAGTTGAAGGAATTTAGTAGCAAAAACGGTTATGATCTTAACAAAAATGGCGATAGTGCTCCTTTGCTTTTGGATGTTCTTGAAGGGTTTTTGAAGTTTGAGGTATGATCTTGCATCTCTTTTtgagccaatttttttttttttgttttgtactttttctttttgataggAAGTCAAGTTTTCTAAGATTCAAACGTGTGATGTAGAACTTCATTGATTCTTGAAGTGTGAAATTttggtggttttttttttttgaatgtggttcatattcattttttattgttatcatctacaaaaaaatataatgcaaTTCATTGCTTTGTAATTTCTGATTATCTTTGAAAAAAGGCTAAAGCTGTAATGGGTGTGAACTAGTACTGGGATTGAGTTTTGCTTTGGCAAATGTGATCTGTGCAacttattgataatatattttcatgtcctttaaacacttaaaatttttcCATTGTTTTTGCAAGAAATGATAATATTTGTTCCACAGAATTCATCCCAAGCAAGGGCTACTGGAAGGAGACCACTAGAATCTGAGGTCTTGACCAATTTAGAGTCCAGGAATGTACGAAGACCTTCATCGTTATCTCTTGCTGGGGGCTTACCTCCACTGGGGAGGTGCTTGACAACATTTCCTTTTTTCATcctcttttatttctttctttctcggTTTTGCTTTTTGTATCTGTGTCATTTATGgctaatatgttttttttttttccccaatcACAATAGGCCCCTTCCTGCTTCGCAAACTTCTGGTAAGTGATTATTTTATCCtgtattagttttattttccttttgctGTTTCCTTCTCTATCTGATTCTTTCTGCCATGTAGATAGGAGAGCTGGGTCATCCATGTCTGGTTTCAGGAAAGATGAATACAATTGGAGATATGACAGTGATGAGCTTTCAGATGATGTGATTCGGGCATCGGCTGCCCTGGAGAACCTTCAGTTGGACAGAAAAGCTAGGAATTTAACGACATCACGGCGGTTAGTTTCTCAACACCCTCtgaaccaatttttttttttttctggttttgtAGATATTAAAAAAGGTGAATTTGGGAAACTTCCATGGACAACTTTTTTGAGTGCTAGTGTGGCCTCATGGTTTGAGGAGATCTTTGGATCTTTAAGATACAGGGTAATATTTTCTTAACAAggattttcaacaattttggtGGTTCTACATATCTATTTGTTTTACATCATGCTTTTGAAACTGACATGATATGTATGGTGTTTGGATGACATTTCATTGTGTCATCTAATGCCATATTCTAAAGCCCAGAAGGTTTTATTATTAACTATGCAGAAAAGAACTTAATCAATAGACAGAATCTGTTCCATGCATAATCCTCCTGATCCTTTATCTTGTCATTAATATTGTCATCCTTTGGATTTGACAATTAGGTGTATTTGACTCTAGTTTTTGGTGCAATCACATGTAGCAAATCCACCTTATAACAATGCAATATGACTGTGTAGCAACTATAACTTCTTTGAGATCAAGTGTGATAATTCAGGTGTATAGGCCCTCTATCTGTtcatttattctcttatttttataatgattagcCAAATCCCTTCTTCATTGTTATGTAGTAAACTTAGAGCTATTGACCATATGTGTGTAGCGGTGAAATGTTTCATAATTATCTGGTGGATTTGGTTGCAGACATGCTCGTGATGGAATCATAGATGACAATGGCAGGCATGATCATATGCAATGAAGGGCATCTTGTGTTATTACCACACATGTAGTTTAGTATGTATCTTTAACTTTCCATTGTAATGTTTTTATTACCATGAATAGTTTATGTATTCTGCcatctgttttaattttttgtctgGGCTTTCAGTTTCTTACTTTTATGCCCCTCTGCATTCATTTAGAAAGTGTCAGTGCTTGTTATTCTACAAACTTTATCTTTGTATTAGTATATGCCGAAAGGGTAAATCAATGAATAGAAAGAAGGCCTTCTAGTTCAAGCTAGAACAACCAATTCAGCTTCATTTTAAATTATCCTCTGCTTTAGTGGCAGCCTTTTCTGTCTTATCTTGAGATTTGATGACATTAATTTTAAGTAGCGCCTGGAATTGACCATTTTTATTCCCGTAATAGcttgaaaaacccaaactttTTTCCTCGGTTAAGGCAATGCTAGCGTTtactacaaattttaaataaacacCTTGTAAAGAAATCACCAAAATCGTCTCTAGGCTTAGTTACTTTATAAGATTGTTAGATTATATACCATATTTTCCTGTCCTAAATAACATGCAAATGCCCCGGTCTGGTCTGGTATTATCTCGATAATCTCACAAACAATCCAGCATTTCAAATCGTCTCaaaatttctttgatttaaaaatagattCAACAAACAATCCATTGAGGGGTTGTAAAGATGTTCTGTTCTGAAggaattttctttctcttcaatgTTCATCAATATAAGATACAAGCTTTTCCACATGAAATAACATAAAGCTTTCTTCTAGCAAACTGTAAAACAACATCTATATGTCAGTGCACAAATTCAATTACCCATAAAAATAATGTTGCCTGTTTCTCAAGCCTGGCTCCCGGGATAGAAACAGTCAACACCATTTTCCTTGACCTTGAAGTGGAAATTGTGTATCTTGTTCCTTGAGTTCCCTGGGGCATCAGATATTACCTTGTTCAAAACTGTCAACTGCAACAGAGAATTATTGTTAGAAACTATGGGTAAATCACTTGCATCATCAAAGTCCATAACGGCATGTATCttccattaaatttttaatttacccAAGTAATTAACAGAACCTCTAATGTTTTAACAGATGGCAAAATTCAGTTTATGAGATTTAAAGCACGAAAATGTAACAGTTCCAGTGGCTAAATCATTTTGGATTGCCGATATTCCAATTATTTAGTTGGACAGGTCAAAAAAAGACATGCTCATTATAACCCTTTGCTGTAAAACAATAGGTTACAGTTTTCCAGAACTAAAGTTCTAGTATTCCATTCAGGTAAAGATTcgatttttatatgaatttgcATAACAACACAACTAAAAGATGAGCAGCATATTTATGTTAGCCTTATGGAAACAACATATAAACCAATGCACATTAACATTTTAGAGACATATAAATTAGTATATTGAAGTTTCCTGGGGTATGCACAGTCAGTAAACAGCCATAACAATTACTTTACAACCGGCAA
Encoded here:
- the LOC123228440 gene encoding zinc finger CCCH domain-containing protein 11-like isoform X1, with translation MPPKQSKVDLAKKQKIVEDKTFGLKNKNKSKNVQKYVQNLQQSVQPKPDTSKIAAKKKKEEEKLREKELNDLFKIAVSQPKVPVGVDPKSILCEFFKVGQCQKGFKCKFSHDLNVQRKGEKIDIYSDKRDEEETMEDWDQETLEKVVESKKKEYNQNKPTEIVCKYFLEAVEKKQYGWFWVCPNGGKDCHYRHALPPGYVLKSQMKALLDEETEKIAVEDEIENQRAKLTVSTPMTPELFMQWKKKKMEEREAGLAAERADRAKNDRMSGRELFLSDSSLFVDDAEAYEKYQREQEPESTENKVKDGSAGPSTSSNEVANSEEILPDDDDDDDDELDLDELNELEASLSRTSIQIREPGIKALS
- the LOC123228440 gene encoding zinc finger CCCH domain-containing protein 11-like isoform X2, giving the protein MPPKQSKVDLAKKQKIVEDKTFGLKNKNKSKNVQKYVQNLQQSVQPKPDTSKIAAKKKKEEEKLREKELNDLFKIAVSQPKVPVGVDPKSILCEFFKVGQCQKGFKCKFSHDLNVQRKGEKIDIYSDKRDEETMEDWDQETLEKVVESKKKEYNQNKPTEIVCKYFLEAVEKKQYGWFWVCPNGGKDCHYRHALPPGYVLKSQMKALLDEETEKIAVEDEIENQRAKLTVSTPMTPELFMQWKKKKMEEREAGLAAERADRAKNDRMSGRELFLSDSSLFVDDAEAYEKYQREQEPESTENKVKDGSAGPSTSSNEVANSEEILPDDDDDDDDELDLDELNELEASLSRTSIQIREPGIKALS
- the LOC123228023 gene encoding uncharacterized protein YKR070W-like isoform X2: MRFRKTVYSISQIKNATPFLFQSTQPSRSLSLLQSKSKPQKQSSFGIAFDIDGVVLRGSVPIGGSPQALKRLYGHSGSLKVPFLFLTNGGGIPESRRAVELSQLLGVNILTWQVVQGHSPFKNLLKRFENELIVATGKGEPAIVMSEYGFKKVLSVDEYASFFENIDPVSQYKMWTTKRAANRNSHSTRGYNVSSERVKATFVVSDPVDWGRDIQVLCDILRSGGLPGQANGHQPPLFFAADDLEYQAAFPSQRLGMGAFRIALENVFNRIHHSPLEYVTFGKPNPFVFENAEAILGQFLPSNVAYDGSYPFKTLYMIGDNPSVDIKGARQAGRPWFSILTRTGVFKESCNNAEFPADLVVDTVEEAVDYILKREFFSQ
- the LOC123228023 gene encoding uncharacterized protein YKR070W-like isoform X1 — encoded protein: MRFRKTVYSISQIKNATPFLFQSTQPSRSLSLLQSKSKPQKQSSFGIAFDIDGVVLRGSVPIGGSPQALKRLYGHSGSLKVPFLFLTNGGGIPESRRAVELSQLLGVNILTWQVVQGHSPFKNLLKRFENELIVATGKGEPAIVMSEYGFKKVLSVDEYASFFENIDPVSQYKMWTTKRAANRNSHSTRGYNVSSERVKATFVVSDPVDWGRDIQVLCDILRSGGLPGQANGHQPPLFFAADDLEYQAAFPSQRLGMGAFRIALENVFNRIHHSPLEYVTFGKPNPFVFENAEAILGQFLPSNVAYDGSYPFKTLYMIGDNPSVDIKGARQAGRPWFSILTRTGVFKESCNNAEFPADLASAMTNCIHILHEKFRYFPFILH
- the LOC123228024 gene encoding protein TONNEAU 1a-like, coding for MDDYTREMMDLKTLVTRTLEKKGVLAKIRAELRASVFEAIEEEDQVIKKEEGLPPALLGSCNDRAKQLHASPSGRLLTALICEYLDWAQLNHTMKVYLPECNLQKDAWKAELKEFSSKNGYDLNKNGDSAPLLLDVLEGFLKFENSSQARATGRRPLESEVLTNLESRNVRRPSSLSLAGGLPPLGRPLPASQTSDRRAGSSMSGFRKDEYNWRYDSDELSDDVIRASAALENLQLDRKARNLTTSRRHARDGIIDDNGRHDHMQ